The Amycolatopsis sp. 195334CR genome window below encodes:
- the htpG gene encoding molecular chaperone HtpG, with protein sequence METLEFQAESRQLLQLMVHSLYSNKDIFLRELISNASDALDKLKLEAYRNKDLDADTSDLHIQLEADAEARTLTVRDNGIGMSRDDVVDLIGTIAKSGTAELLRKLKEAKDSTASADLIGQFGVGFYSSFMVADKVTLVTRKAGESQGTRWESTGEGTYTIDEVEDAPAGTAVTLHLKPEDSDDHLYDYTADWKLKEIVQRYSDFITWPVRLGKDSTDAVNSMKALWARSKDDATEQEYHEFYKHISHDWTDPLETIQLRAEGTFEYQALLFLPSHAPLDLYMRDSKRGVQLYVKRVFIMDDCEALMPEYLRFVKGVVDAQDLSLNVSREILQQDRQIQLMRRRLVKKVLSTVKAMQSTEPEKYATFWKEFGPAVKEGLVNDADNRETLLEISSFASTHDAEKPTTLREYVERMKDGQEHIYYLTGASRSLIEHSPHMEAFQAKGYEVLVLTDAVDEMWVESVTGFEGKNFQSIAKGQVDLDSDEEKKESDEQQKDFAGLLGWMGEALSEQVKEVRLSSRLTTSPACIVGDANDVSPTLEKMYRAMGQEMPQIKRILELNPDHELVSGLRKAHEERKDDPALAETAEILYGMALLAEGGELSDPPRFMRLLAGRLAAAM encoded by the coding sequence GTGGAAACGCTCGAGTTCCAGGCCGAATCGCGCCAGCTGCTGCAGTTGATGGTCCACTCGCTGTATTCGAACAAGGACATCTTCCTGCGGGAGCTGATCTCCAACGCCTCCGACGCGCTCGACAAGCTGAAGCTCGAGGCGTACCGCAACAAGGACCTGGACGCGGACACGTCCGACCTGCACATCCAGCTGGAGGCCGACGCCGAGGCGCGCACGCTGACCGTGCGCGACAACGGCATCGGCATGTCCCGCGACGACGTGGTCGACCTGATCGGCACGATCGCCAAGTCGGGTACCGCGGAACTGCTGCGCAAGCTCAAGGAAGCCAAGGACTCCACCGCGTCGGCGGACCTGATCGGCCAGTTCGGCGTCGGCTTCTACTCCAGCTTCATGGTCGCCGACAAGGTCACCCTGGTGACACGGAAGGCCGGCGAGAGCCAGGGCACCCGCTGGGAGTCCACCGGTGAGGGCACCTACACCATCGACGAGGTCGAGGACGCCCCCGCGGGCACGGCGGTCACCCTGCACCTCAAGCCCGAGGACAGCGACGACCACCTCTACGACTACACCGCCGACTGGAAGCTCAAGGAGATCGTCCAGCGGTACTCGGACTTCATCACCTGGCCGGTGCGCCTCGGCAAGGACAGCACCGACGCCGTCAACTCGATGAAGGCGCTCTGGGCCCGGTCGAAGGACGACGCCACCGAGCAGGAGTACCACGAGTTCTACAAGCACATCAGCCACGACTGGACCGACCCGCTGGAGACCATCCAGCTGCGGGCCGAGGGCACCTTCGAGTACCAGGCGCTGCTGTTCCTCCCGTCGCACGCGCCGCTCGACCTGTACATGCGCGACAGCAAGCGCGGGGTGCAGCTCTACGTCAAGCGCGTGTTCATCATGGACGACTGCGAAGCGCTGATGCCGGAGTACCTGCGGTTCGTCAAGGGCGTGGTGGACGCGCAGGACCTCTCGCTCAACGTCTCGCGCGAGATCCTCCAGCAGGACCGCCAGATCCAGCTGATGCGCCGCCGCCTGGTGAAGAAGGTGCTCAGCACGGTCAAGGCGATGCAGAGCACCGAGCCGGAGAAGTACGCGACCTTCTGGAAGGAGTTCGGCCCGGCCGTCAAGGAGGGCCTGGTCAACGACGCCGACAACCGCGAGACGCTGCTGGAGATCTCGTCGTTCGCCTCCACGCACGACGCCGAGAAGCCGACCACGCTGCGCGAGTACGTGGAGCGGATGAAGGACGGCCAGGAGCACATCTACTACCTGACCGGCGCCAGCCGCTCGCTGATCGAGCACTCGCCGCACATGGAAGCGTTCCAGGCCAAGGGGTACGAGGTGCTGGTGCTGACCGACGCGGTCGACGAGATGTGGGTCGAGTCGGTCACCGGGTTCGAGGGCAAGAACTTCCAGTCCATCGCCAAGGGCCAGGTCGACCTCGACTCCGACGAGGAGAAGAAGGAGTCCGACGAGCAGCAGAAGGACTTCGCCGGACTGCTCGGCTGGATGGGTGAGGCGCTGTCGGAGCAGGTCAAGGAGGTCCGGCTGTCCTCGCGGCTGACCACCTCGCCCGCCTGCATCGTCGGTGACGCGAACGACGTCTCCCCGACGCTGGAGAAGATGTACCGGGCGATGGGCCAGGAAATGCCGCAGATCAAGCGGATCCTGGAGCTGAACCCGGACCACGAACTGGTCAGCGGGTTGCGCAAGGCGCACGAGGAGCGCAAGGACGACCCGGCGCTGGCCGAAACCGCCGAGATCCTCTACGGCATGGCCCTGCTGGCCGAAGGCGGCGAGCTGAGCGACCCGCCGCGCTTCATGCGCCTGCTGGCCGGCCGCCTGGCCGCCGCCATGTGA
- a CDS encoding nucleoside hydrolase yields the protein MARRLILDVDTGTDDAVAIMHAALHPDLELVGITTVNGNVGLAHTTDNTLRVLDVIGRADIPVHPGLAHPIARRGFPGRKHYERDTDRDMHGTSLPLPEARSKAQDVTAVEYLLETLRSATSRLTLVPVGPLSNIATVLAIDPSVVDAVDELVIMGGAHAYGNVTASAEFNVWADPEAAAMVFSAGFERLTLVPLDATHQALVTRRDCEALAGLGTPAGAAAADLITRRIDAYRAGGGVSAADAAPVHDAVCTAYLVRPDIVTTRHVHVDVDVAGPLTVGRTVIDTRPNASGSPNAHVAFSADPAILVDTLTKTFA from the coding sequence TTGGCACGTAGGCTCATCCTGGACGTCGACACCGGTACCGACGACGCCGTGGCGATCATGCACGCGGCGCTGCACCCGGACCTGGAGCTGGTCGGGATCACCACGGTGAACGGCAACGTGGGGCTCGCGCACACCACGGACAACACGCTGCGGGTGCTCGACGTGATCGGGCGGGCGGACATCCCGGTCCACCCCGGGCTGGCGCACCCGATCGCGCGCCGCGGCTTCCCGGGGCGGAAGCACTACGAGCGCGACACCGACCGCGACATGCACGGCACGTCGCTGCCGCTGCCCGAGGCGCGGTCGAAGGCGCAGGACGTCACGGCGGTGGAGTACCTGCTGGAGACGCTGCGGTCGGCGACCTCGCGGCTGACGCTGGTGCCGGTCGGGCCGCTGAGCAACATCGCCACCGTGCTGGCCATCGACCCGTCCGTGGTGGACGCGGTGGACGAACTGGTGATCATGGGCGGGGCGCACGCGTACGGGAACGTGACCGCGTCGGCGGAGTTCAACGTGTGGGCCGATCCGGAGGCCGCGGCCATGGTGTTCTCCGCGGGCTTCGAGCGGTTGACGCTGGTCCCGCTGGACGCCACACACCAGGCACTGGTCACCCGCCGTGACTGCGAGGCGCTGGCGGGCCTGGGTACGCCGGCCGGAGCCGCGGCGGCCGACCTGATCACCCGGCGCATCGACGCCTACCGCGCCGGCGGCGGGGTCTCGGCGGCCGACGCCGCCCCGGTGCACGACGCGGTTTGCACGGCGTACCTGGTGCGGCCGGACATCGTCACCACGCGGCACGTGCACGTCGACGTCGATGTCGCCGGCCCGCTCACGGTGGGCCGCACGGTCATCGACACCCGCCCGAACGCTAGCGGCTCGCCGAACGCGCACGTCGCGTTCAGCGCCGACCCGGCCATCCTGGTCGACACCCTCACCAAAACCTTCGCCTAG
- a CDS encoding three-helix bundle dimerization domain-containing protein: protein MDDLHGEQLSEQLRALEERLARDYADVPPRTVHRCVEQEVGRFAGARVLSFIPVLVERAVRPKLERGFVGT, encoded by the coding sequence ATGGATGATCTGCACGGAGAACAGTTGTCGGAGCAGCTGCGCGCCCTGGAGGAACGGCTGGCGCGGGACTACGCGGACGTCCCGCCGCGCACCGTCCACCGGTGCGTGGAGCAGGAGGTCGGCCGGTTCGCCGGCGCCAGGGTGCTGAGCTTCATCCCGGTGCTGGTCGAGCGCGCGGTCCGGCCGAAGCTGGAACGGGGTTTCGTTGGCACGTAG
- a CDS encoding LLM class F420-dependent oxidoreductase — MRFGYTLMTEQAGPKDLVRFAGEAERAGFDFEVMSDHYSPWLDEQGHAPYAWSVLGAVTQSTERVELMTYVTCPILRYHPAVVAQKAATTQLLADGRFTLGLGAGENLNEHVVGQGWPPANVRHEMLGEALDIINGLFDGGYFNYAGKHYRVDSAKLWDLPETRPQIGVAVSGEQSIAAFAPKSDTLIAVEPKAELCRSWDEHAGRTARKVGQLPISWDPDRGAAIERAHEQFRWFGGGWKVNAELPGTSAFAGATQFVTQDDVAASIPCGPDAEPVVEAVRGFADAGFTDVALVQIGGDHQDGFFGFAERELLPALREKLG, encoded by the coding sequence ATGCGATTCGGGTACACGTTGATGACCGAGCAGGCCGGGCCCAAGGACCTCGTGCGCTTCGCCGGCGAGGCCGAGCGGGCCGGATTCGACTTCGAGGTGATGAGCGACCACTACTCGCCGTGGCTCGACGAGCAGGGACACGCGCCCTACGCCTGGAGCGTGCTGGGCGCGGTCACCCAGTCGACCGAACGCGTCGAGCTGATGACCTACGTGACCTGCCCGATCCTGCGCTACCACCCGGCCGTGGTGGCGCAGAAGGCGGCGACCACGCAGCTGCTCGCCGACGGCCGGTTCACCCTCGGCCTCGGGGCGGGCGAGAACCTCAACGAGCACGTCGTCGGGCAGGGCTGGCCCCCGGCCAACGTCCGCCACGAGATGCTCGGCGAAGCGCTCGACATCATCAACGGCCTCTTCGACGGTGGTTACTTCAACTACGCGGGCAAGCACTACCGCGTCGACTCGGCCAAGCTGTGGGACCTCCCCGAGACCAGGCCGCAGATCGGCGTGGCGGTGTCCGGTGAGCAGTCGATCGCCGCGTTCGCGCCCAAGTCGGACACGCTGATCGCGGTCGAGCCGAAGGCCGAGCTGTGCCGGTCGTGGGACGAGCACGCGGGCCGGACCGCGCGCAAGGTCGGCCAGCTCCCGATCAGCTGGGACCCCGACCGCGGTGCCGCGATCGAACGCGCCCACGAGCAGTTCCGCTGGTTCGGCGGTGGCTGGAAGGTCAACGCCGAGCTGCCGGGGACCTCGGCCTTCGCCGGTGCCACCCAGTTCGTCACCCAGGACGACGTGGCCGCGTCGATCCCCTGCGGGCCGGACGCCGAGCCCGTCGTGGAAGCGGTCAGGGGCTTCGCCGACGCCGGGTTCACCGACGTGGCGCTGGTGCAGATCGGCGGTGACCACCAGGACGGCTTCTTCGGCTTCGCCGAGCGCGAGCTGCTGCCCGCCCTGCGCGAAAAGCTGGGTTGA
- a CDS encoding MupA/Atu3671 family FMN-dependent luciferase-like monooxygenase: protein MDFSLLYFANREVTDPPKEYDLLLDSARFADEHGFTALWLPERHFHPFGGAYPNPALAATALAVSTSRVRLRAGSVVLPLHDPLTVVEDWSFVDNLSRGRVDLALATGWNANDFALAPERYAGRREYVFEHLDVLRDLWSGKPMTRVNGEGAEVEITTYPRAVQPELNLWLTCSSNPANFAEAGSRGLNVLTALLFQEVDDLVPRIEAYREARAAAGFDPDTGTVTVMLHTFVGETDDDVRAVIREPFLGYLESSVDLWRSKWPELNDARQGNLLDHAFERYFRSSALFGSVARCADFVRNLHEVGVDEVACLIDFGVPDQQVLASLDHLDQVRRAVTAPGGLPCR, encoded by the coding sequence ATGGACTTCAGCCTGCTCTACTTCGCCAACCGCGAGGTGACCGATCCGCCGAAGGAGTACGACCTGCTGCTCGATTCGGCGCGCTTCGCCGACGAGCACGGGTTCACCGCGTTGTGGTTGCCGGAGCGGCACTTCCACCCGTTCGGCGGCGCGTACCCGAATCCGGCGCTGGCCGCCACGGCGCTGGCCGTGTCGACCAGCCGGGTCCGGTTGCGCGCCGGGAGCGTGGTGCTGCCGCTGCACGACCCGCTGACCGTGGTCGAGGACTGGTCCTTCGTGGACAACCTCTCCCGCGGCCGGGTCGACCTGGCGCTGGCCACCGGCTGGAACGCGAACGACTTCGCGCTCGCGCCGGAGCGGTACGCCGGGCGGCGCGAGTACGTCTTCGAGCACCTGGACGTGCTGCGTGACCTGTGGTCGGGCAAGCCGATGACCCGGGTCAACGGTGAGGGCGCGGAGGTGGAGATCACCACCTACCCGCGGGCGGTGCAGCCGGAGCTGAACCTGTGGCTGACCTGCTCGTCGAATCCGGCCAACTTCGCCGAGGCGGGGTCGCGCGGGCTCAACGTGCTGACCGCGTTGCTGTTCCAGGAGGTCGACGACCTGGTACCGCGGATCGAGGCCTACCGCGAAGCACGAGCCGCGGCGGGCTTCGACCCGGACACCGGCACGGTGACGGTCATGCTGCACACCTTCGTCGGCGAAACCGACGACGACGTGCGCGCGGTGATCCGCGAGCCGTTCCTCGGCTACCTCGAGTCCTCTGTGGACCTTTGGCGCAGCAAGTGGCCGGAACTCAACGACGCCAGGCAGGGCAACCTGCTCGACCACGCCTTCGAACGGTACTTCCGGTCGTCGGCGTTGTTCGGTTCGGTCGCCCGGTGCGCGGACTTCGTGCGGAACCTGCACGAGGTGGGCGTGGACGAGGTGGCCTGCCTGATCGACTTCGGCGTGCCGGACCAGCAGGTGCTGGCGTCGCTGGACCACCTGGACCAGGTGCGGCGGGCGGTCACCGCGCCGGGAGGGCTGCCATGTCGGTGA